The genome window TCGTGCACGGCGACGACCCCGGGGTGCCGGACCCGGGCGGCGGCCCGCGCCTCGCGCTGCATCCGCAGCCCCAGATCGGCCAGTTCGGGCGCTCCCGCGTCCGTATAGGTCCGCAGCTCCTTGAGGGCGACCTCACGGTGGAGCACCTCGTCCACAGCTCGCCAGACGACACCCATGCCGCCACGCCCGAGCTGCTCCACGACCCGGTACCGCCCGGCGAGAACCCGCCCGACACCGTCCGCCTGTCCGTTCGCCCCCGAAGACACCCGCGCCTCGTTCCTGTGACACACCGATGAATCGCGTACAGCCTAAGCCGTGGTCGGGGACGCTTCGGACCGGCGGCAACGGCTGTCACAGGACCGCTACTTGTGCCGCCGACGGACCGCGTCTCGTTGGTCCCTACTGGGCGGAAATCGTCAGATCCGCCCGTCGCGGGGACGCGAAGCCCTCCAGGTCGGTGCGGGTCAGGCCGGTCGCCCGGGAGACCTCGTCGATGTCGAGGGCGCCGCAGTCCAGGCCGCGCAGCAGATAGCCGCTGAGGGCCTTGGCGGTGGCGGGCTCGTCCATGACGTCACCGTCGACGCGGCTCGCGTACCGGGCGAGGCGGGCGGCGGCCTGTTCGTAGCCCTCGCGGTAGAAGGCGAAGACGGCCGCGTAGCGGGTGGGGATGTGGCCGGGGTGCATGTCCCAGCCCTGGTAGTAGGCGCGGGCGAGGGCGCGGCGGGTGAGCCCGTAGTGCAGGCGCCAGGCGTCGTGGACCCGCTCGGTGGGGCCGACGGGCAGGACGTTCGTCGAGCCGTCCGAGACGCGTACGCCGGTGCCTGCCGCCGCGACCTGCATGACCGCCTTGGCGTGGTCGGCGGCCGGGTGGTCGCTGGCCTGGTGGGCGGCGGAGACACCGAGGCAGGCGCTGTAGTCGAAGGTGCCGTAGTGCAGCCCGGTGGCACGGCCCTCGGCGGCGCCGATCATCCGGGCGACGGTGGCGGTCCCGTCGGTGGCCAGGATGGACTGGCTGGTCTCGATCTGGATCTCGAAGCCGATCCGGCCGGGTGTGAGGCCGCGCGCCTTCTCGAAG of Streptomyces phaeolivaceus contains these proteins:
- a CDS encoding DUF6986 family protein, whose translation is MGQGRQENVATSLAGAVSEEISASLAPVDAELARRYPGDPGTRQPVHTVYVPGDVFAADTLRSWGDRALAALDEHAPDAGSFAAVLGLGDDLAGPVYDRVRAKLEREPIEDLRVDFEDGYGARPDAEEDEAAARAARLIAEAYAKGTAAPYMGIRMKCMEAPVRDRGIRTLDIFLTGLLEAGGLPDGLVLTLPKVTYAEQVTAMVRLLEAFEKARGLTPGRIGFEIQIETSQSILATDGTATVARMIGAAEGRATGLHYGTFDYSACLGVSAAHQASDHPAADHAKAVMQVAAAGTGVRVSDGSTNVLPVGPTERVHDAWRLHYGLTRRALARAYYQGWDMHPGHIPTRYAAVFAFYREGYEQAAARLARYASRVDGDVMDEPATAKALSGYLLRGLDCGALDIDEVSRATGLTRTDLEGFASPRRADLTISAQ